Part of the Streptococcus ilei genome is shown below.
GTTTTCAGCTTTTTTGGCATGAGGACCCAGAAGAGGAACAGTTGGCCAATTACCTTTATGACTTAGAAGCCAAGCTCCGCAACGATCAGATGATTGACTTCATTCGTGCGGTGAGTCCTGCCATTTACCGGATCTTTATGCGCTTGATTGAAATGCAGATCCCTGATATTGCAGACTACATTCACAACTCCAAGGAGTCCAGCTATGACCATTGGAAGTTTGACAAGATCCGATCATCTGACGATCCAGCCTTGCAGAATTTCCATAGCGAGAGTGCAGTCAATTCGTCCAGTTTGACGGAGTTGATCTTGCTATTAGACTTGCCGGATTCCACCAAGGATGCAGCCAAGCAACTGCGGGAGTTAGAAAAATCCGTCCGCAATCCCCTGGCCCACTTGATCAAACCCTTTGATGAGGAAGAATTGCACCGGACGACAGGTTTCTCTTCTCAACATTTTATGGAGCTCTTAGTGAGCTTGGCCCAGGAGACGGGGATTGTTTATCAACGAGAACCTTTTTATTTCGACCAGGCCAATGCCGTGATCGAGGCACTCTTGTAAGGAGGAAGACATGGATAAACTAAAAGAGTTGCAGGACGTGATTGACCGTAGTCAGAATATTGTGTTTTTTGGTGGGGCAGGTGTTTCTACAGAGTCCAATATTCCAGACTTTCGTAGCTCAGATGGCGTCTATAGTGTCACCTTAGGTCGTCATTTTACGGCCGAACAATTGGTCTCTCATACCATGTTTGAGCGCTATCCGGAGGATTTTTTCGACTTTTACAAGAAATACCTGATCTATCCCGATGCCAAGCCCAATGCAGCCCATTGTTATCTTGCGCGTCTTGAAGAGACCGGTAAGCTTAAGGCGGTGGTGACGCAAAATATTGATAGTCTCCATGAGATGGCAGGATCTAAAAAAGTCTTGAAACTCCATGGTAGTGCCGATCGCAATTACTGTACGGGCTGTCAGCGCTTTTATGATCTGGAGGCCTTTCTAGCTTTGGCAGGGACTATTCCTCATTGCCTCGACTGTGGCAAGGTGGTCAAGCCGGATGTGACCCTTTACGAGGAACCCCTCGATATGGACGTCTTTAGCCAAGCAGCTCGAGCTATCCAAGAGGCTGACCTTCTCATCATCGGAGGGACCTCCCTTGTGGTCTATCCAGCAGCTAGTTTGATCCAGTACTTCCAAGGGAAGAATCTGGTTGTCATCAACAAAACCAATATCCCGCAAGACAAGCAGGCGGACCTGGTTATTGAAGGGAAGATTGGCCAAGTGTTTTCTAAATTAAGACAATAAAAGAACACCTGAAGGAAGTAGAACGCTACTTGTTTCAGGTGTTTTTATTGGGCTTGTGTAGATGGTTAGTCCTTATTTATCAAATCGGACTTCCTCAAGTAAGTATTCGATAAATTTCTCACCCATCTTGGAGAGGCTAGCTTTCTCATGTTGGATGTAGACTAGCTCGATTGGGTCATCGATATCTAGTGGGATGGAGACGATATTGTCTCCGTTGAGGTTGCTATTGAGGATACCGGTCGCAATGGTGTAGCCGTCCAGACCAATCAAGAGATTGAAGAGGGTGGCACGGTCGCTGACCACGATAGACTTTTTGTGATACTCTTGGGAGAGGATCTCTTCTGAGAAGTAGAAGGAGTTGTGGGTCCCTTGGTCATAGCTGAGATAAGGGAAGTCTTCTAGATCTTCTAGCTTGACCACATCTTTGTTAGCCAATGGGTTGGTTTTGCTGACGAAGATGTGAGGTTGAGCAGTGAAGAGGTGGGTTGCCTTGAGGTGGCTATCATCCAGCATTTTTGAGAGGACATCCCGGTTGTAGCCATTAAGGAAGAGGACACCAATCTCACTTCGGAAGTTCTTGACGTCATCGATGATTTCCCAGGTTCTAGTCTCCCGTAGGAAGAGCTCGTATTTCTCCATGTCACTTTTCTTGAGGAGAGAGACGAAGGCTTCGACCACGAAAGCATAGTGCTGGGATGATACGCTAAAGAGCTCCCGATTGGCTACTGGATTTTTATAGCGTTCTTCTAAGAGTTGGGTCTGCTCCACGACTTGACGGGCATAAGAAAGGAACTCCATCCCATCCTTGGTCAGAGTGATACCTTTGGGATTACGGATGAAGATGTCAATCCCCATTTCTTTTTCCAAGTCCCGCACAGCATTAGACAAACTTGGCTGGGTAATGAAGAGTTGTTTGGATGCCTCATTCATAGAGCCTGTTTCGACGATTTTGATAATGTAATGTAATTGTTGGATTCTCATGCTTATATTTTAACATACTTTTCGCAGAAAATCCTAGCTGGTATCAGTCTCTAGAAGGATTTTTCCCTATAAATCAGGTTTAGAATTGAAGGAATGTTAACACCTTGGTAGAATGATGGAAAAGATAAGCTTTGGAGGCCTTATGAAAAAAATTGCTAACTGGTACAAAAAATGGAACCAGGAACTGGAGACTAAATTTTTAGCCAGTGTATTAAAGATGAACTTTATGACCAACTTCCTGATATTTATTAGTTTGTCTGCTTTTCTAATTGTCGGGAGTTTGCCAGGAAATATCCAATCTTTGGGTTTCTGGAATGCTATTTTTGGAGTTGCAGTTTACAGTGTTACAATTCTTGTTCATGCCCTAGGGGTCAGTTATTTTGTTCCTAATATCTTTGTGATTCTGTATGTTATTTCTAGATGGTCTACGATACAGGCCCAGACCTTGGAAAAGGAGCTGGTCGGTGTCTATGACGAGAAAGAAGAGGAAAAAATTAAACGAAGGGTCAACAATCGCAAGTACTTTGTCATCCTTTGGATAGGAGTCTTTGGCTGTATCCTCGAATCCTTCGTCATCTATCTAGTAAAGGATCTGACACCTTATGATTGGACGAAACAGCTTATCAATGAGCAGAAGCATACCATGATTTGGACGGAGGCTCTCCCGACGATCCTTACTTTGGCACTGATTTCCTTACTAGCGCTGGTCATCTATTCTTACCGAGATGCTAATTCCTTATCTCCACTTTTAAATATCTTTTGTATCAGTGGGATATTGATGGGATTGGTATTGTTAGGGGTGTTTGACATCCAGTTGCAAGTCATCGGTTGTCACACGGTTTTCTGGTTAGTTTATTCCATTAGTCTCTTAAGGACCAGGATGAAGGAGTGGGAGGGAGAGTCTGATCCAAATAGGGTCTATGACAATCCCATTCTCCAGCGCTTTCACACCATCCTCCACCAATCCAAACACTGGCCTTGGCTGGCGGTCGTCTTTGCCCTTCCCTTGTTAGCTGTATTGGTCATGGTTCTGATGCTTTTTGGTCAGCGACCTGATAGCTTGGTCAAGGCCTGGACCAATACGGCAGATTGGACTTTCTCGGAAAAGATTCCTCCTCAGAATCTGATCATAGATGAGCATTATCTCTGTACGGTCGCAGCAGGTGGCCATGAAAAGGTGGTCAAGCCCCAGCGGATGGGAGTCCGGCATGGTCATCCAGTGGTCGTCAATCGACAGCTCTGCATTGCCAATGCCTTTGAGCAAGTACTGGAAGAAAAGACGCCACGTTTCCATCGCTTCTTACGTCGCAATTATGACCGCTATGGCTATCCTTTTGCTAAACATATCAAGAAGAAATGGGCTATGGATGTCATTTACTATCTGATGAAGCCTCTGGAATGGGTCTTCTTGTTGGTTCTTTACCTGGTCGATCGCAAGCCTGAGAACCGAATCGCCATGCAATACATCAAACCGATCCCAGAGGATTTTGATCCCAAGAAAGCTTCTTAAATCACCGATTTCTACTTGACAAGCATCTAGTAGCACGATATAATGATACAAATTTAACCTTTAAGGGGTCCAGAGAGGCCTGCAAGGAAAGACAGAAAAAAAGATCAGCGGACTGAGTCTAGCTGATCATTTGTAGGACCTTGCTTTTGCGAGGTCTTTTTTGCTGGAAGAAAGAAGAGGAAACCAATGGTCAGTGACAGCTGTAAAAAACGGTTTGGAAAAATCATGATGGAAGACATGGAGTTAATCGCTCAAGAAGAAATTGCGCCACGGATTTTTTCAATGGTCTTGAAGGGGCAAATGGTCGAGCAGATGCTAGCTGGGCAGTTTCTCCATATCCGTGTACCGGATGACTCTAAGCTCCTTCGTCGTCCCATTTCTATCTCAGAGATTGATCAAGCCAGCCATACCTGTCGCCTCATCTATCGCGTAGAAGGAGGCGGAACGGCCATCTTTTCTCAGCTGCCTATTGGTAGTTTTCTAAGTGTCATGGGTCCTCAAGGGAATGGCTTTGACTTAAAGGGGCTTGGCCAAGGGGCGCGTACTTTGATTATCGGTGGCGGGATTGGAGTACCTCCCTTGGTCCAAGTGGCTAAACAGCTACATGAGCAAGGAGTAGAAGTCCATTCTGTCCTTGGATTTTCTACTAAAGAAGCGGTTATCCTTGAAGAAGAGTTGAAGCAGTATGGGCAAGTGACCATTACAACTGACGATGGTTCCTATGGGATCCAAGGTAATGTGTCAACTGTAGTGGAAACACTCAATGAAGATATTGATGCGGTTTATTCATGTGGAGCCCCTGGTATGCTCAAATACGTCAACAGCAAGTTCTATGATCACCCTCGGGCCTATATTTCAATGGAATCCCGTATGGCCTGTGGGATGGGAGCTTGCTATGCCTGTGTCGTTCATCTGGAAAATGCAAGCCAAGCAGCCAATAAACGCGTGTGTGAAGATGGTCCAGTCTTTGAAACTGGTACGATTGTGATGTAGGGAGGAAAGTATGACTAGTAATCGATTAGCTGTATCCTTACCAGGATTAGACTTGAAAAATCCCATTATTCCTGCCTCCGGCTGTTTTGGTTTTGGCCAAGAATATGCCAAATACTATGACTTGGACTTATTAGGATCCATTATGATCAAGGCAACGACAGCTGAGGCTCGTTTTGGCAATCCCACACCACGTGTCGCAGAGACTCCTGCAGGAATGCTCAATGCCATTGGTCTCCAAAATCCAGGTGTCGATGTCGTTCTCGCAGAGAAACTCCCTTGGTTAGCCCAGCATTATCCAGATCTACCGATTATTGCCAACGTAGCAGGATTTTCCAACGAAGAGTATGCGACGGTATCGCGGAAGATTTCTCAAGCACCAAATGTAAAGGCCATCGAGCTTAATATCTCTTGTCCCAATGTGGACCATGGGAATAACGGGCTTTTGATTGGTCAGGTTCCTGAGTTGGCCTATGATGCGGTAAAAGCTGCAGTAGAAGCATCCTCAGTCCTTGTCTACGTTAAATTGACCCCTAGTGTAGCAGACATCACTCAAGTAGCCAAGGCTGCGGAAGATGCGGGAGCAAGTGGCTTAACCATGATCAATACCTTGGTCGGGATGCGCTTCGACCTCAAGACTGGTAAGCCTATTATTGCCAATGGTACGGGAGGTATGTCAGGACCAGCTATCTTCCCAGTAGCCTTGAAACTCATCCGCCAAGTAGCCCAATCCACGAAACTTCCAATCATTGGAATGGGGGGTGTAGATTCAGCAGAAGCAGCGATTGAAATGATGATTGCTGGCGCTTCTGCGATCGGTGTCGGCACTGCCAATTTCACCGATCCTTATGCTTGTCCAACGATCATCGAAGCCCTGCCGCAGGTCATGGATCGATATGGCATTGACACTCTTGAGAACTTACGAAAACATGTCCGAGAAAATCTATTATAAGGATTATCATGAAAATAAAAAATGCCTGCTGGCTACAACCCCAACAGGCTACTGAGTAAGCTACAACTGAAACAACCCTTACTCAGCATAGCAAAAATTTTACAGGAAAAACGTTTATTCGTCAATCTTTTAACATGTTTATGAATCTTTCCTAGTCGAAAGATGAAAAAGACAGATGGAATCCGAACGTTTTATGATTATTTCTTGACTTTTCTTTAATATCGTACTACAATGTAGAAAAACCTTTAAAGTGGTCCAGAGAGGCTCCTAAGGTCTAGACGGTGAATCAGGGTAGATACTACCTAATTTTCGTGTAACCTTGCCTCGGGCAAGGTTTTTTTGTGGAAAAAATGTCACCCATTAAAAGGAGAAACCCATGCGTGAAGAACGTCCCATCATCGCCCTTGACTTTCCAGCTTTTGAAGATGTAAAAAACTTTTTAGAACATTTCCCAGAAGATGAAAAACTTTTTGTAAAAATAGGAATGGAATTTTTCTATGCAGTTGGACCAGAAATTGTCCACTATCTGAAAGGTCGTGGCCACAGTATTTTCTTGGATCTAAAATTGCACGACATCCCAAATACGGTTAAGTCAGCAATGTCTGTCCTTGGCACCTTTGGTGTGGATATGGTGACAGTTCATGCGGCTGGCGGTGTAGAGATGATGCGCGAAGCTAAAAAAGCACTTGGGCCAGGAGCCAAGTTGGTGGCGGTGACTCAGTTGACTTCTACCAGTGAAGAAGACATGCGTGATTGCCAAAACATCCAAACCACTGTCCAAGAATCAGTAGTTAATTATGCCCGAAAAGCACAAGAAGCTGGTTTGGACGGAGTTGTTTGTTCAGCCCATGAAGTTGATTTGATCAAGAAGGCTACATCAGAAGAGTTTGTCTGTGTAACCCCAGGTATCCGTCCTGCGGGAGCAGAAATTGGTGACCAAAAACGGGTCATGACCCCACAAGAAGCCCACGCCATCGGTTCAGACTACATTGTCGTTGGACGTCCGATCATCCAAGCAGAAAACCCATGGGATGCTTATCATGAGATTAAGAGACAGTGGAACTCGTAAGAGCTACTAAAAGTGAAACTTTTGTAGCTCTACGGGAAGTCCGATAGGATCTTCCCTAACGAGTTCACTAGATTAGAAGAAAGAAAAATATCGTTTCTTTCTTCTAATCGTCGGAATAATCGGAGCCCGATGGGGCCTTCCCTAAACTATTCACTAACTTGTTTGAAAGAAAATTATCGTTTCTTTCAAACAAGTGTCGGAACTCTGGAAAGTCCGATGGGACTTTTCCTAACGCATTCACTAGATTAACTAAGAGAAAAAAATCGTTTCTTTCTTCTAATCGTCGGAATAATATGGTCTACTAAAAGTGAAACTTTTGTAGCTCTACGGGAAGTCCGATAGGACCTTCCCTAACGCATTCACCAACCTATACTGTTATTGTTTAAAATTATTTCCTATTTAATTCGTATTCGATTAAAATCGTAAATAAGGAGTTATCATGTCATTAGCTAAAGATATTGCCAGCCATCTTCTAAAAATTGAAGCCGTTTATTTGAAACCAGAAGAGCCTTTTACTTGGGCTTCAGGGATCAAGTCCCCTATTTATACAGATAACCGTGTGACCCTCGCTTATCCTGAAACTCGTACCTTGATTGAGAATGGATTTGTGGACAAAATTAAGGAAGCTTTCCCTGAAGTAGAAGTGATTGCTGGAACAGCAACTGCGGGGATTCCTCACGGTGCCATTATCGCTGATAAGATGAATCTGCCTTTTGCCTACATCCGTAGCAAACCAAAAGATCATGGTGCTGGGAACCAAATCGAAGGCCGTGTACCACAAGGTCAAAAGATGGTAGTGGTGGAAGATTTGATTTCTACAGGCGGTTCAGTTTTGGATGCTGTCGCAGCTGCGAAACGTGAAGGAGCAGATGTCCTTGGTGTGGTGGCTATCTTCACCTACCAATTGGAAAAAGCCGATAAGAAATTTGCAGAAGCTGGCGTTCAACTCGAAACCTTGTCTAACTACACAGAACTGATTCATTTGGCAGAAGAACAAGGTTATATTACCTCTGAAGGTTTGGAAATGTTGCGCCGTTTCAAGGAAAACCAAGAAACTTGGCAAAATAACTAATCGTACAGAAGCGTTTCTTGCGCTTCTTTTTTATCCTCTTTTCACTAGTTGTTAGCTAACTTGAAATACATAGAATAATCCTGTATGATTATGGTAATTGTTTTACGATATAAGCGATCTTAAGGGAGAAGCACATGACAAAAGAAGAGTATTTGGAAATGAAAAAGCAGGCGAGAGTTTGGTTTACCGTTAATATCCTCATCAGCTTGATTGCTATTACAGGTGGAAGTTTAGTGATCATCAGTCAATCACGCCATATTCCGTTTTTGCTGATGTCCCTGGGAGCAATCACCTTGATGAATCGAGTTTTGATCACACCTGCTTTTAATGCTAAAAAAGAGGCTGAGGAGCAACACCCAGAGTGGAAGGACTTGTCCACGAAAGGTACTAAAATACCTGTTGAAGATTTCCAGAAAGGGTTTCTCATATCGGTTGCCGCTCTTCTGATTGTCATTGTAGGTTTCTTTATGTTCTATCGTCCTCTGCCTAAAGCAGACCCTACAGTTTCGAATTTGACCCCTAAAGATGTTCAAATCTTACAAGAATTGGAAGAAGATATCGAATCCAACACCCCGTCGAATTCAAATTCATTGGATATCGATAAAGCAAAAGATTTAGCAGAAGAAGCACAGCGTGAAAATTGGTTGAAAAGAGAAGAGTAAGAACTCTTTTTAGGGAATTTGGAAGTCGCTAGTCTATGTGGAAGGGTATAAAAATGCAAATGACAGGAACAACATTTTGGCTTGTTTTTGGCATTGAATTTATTTCTAATTGTGATCCTATTTTACAGAGGACTTGCATTCACAGAGTTGCGAGAAGTCAAGCTTGATTTCAAGGAAGATTGCAAATAGTGAAGATCATTCCTCGGCCTAAATGATTTCGTACCAGTCACAAACAGCAGAAATGCTGTTTTTTTGATATAATGGATTTATGTTATCGAAAAGTAAACGTATTCTATTTGGGATGCTTCATGGTATCATGTTGCTAGTGATGGTCCACTGGTTCTTGATCAGTGTGACCTATCTGAGAGAGATTTCATGGCTAGCCATTTTAGGTGCTGGATTGCTATTTCTGCTAGGCTGGTTGAAACGCGATGGGGTCAAAAGAGCCCTTGCTTGGTTGACCCAGCACAAAAAAGGCTTCTTGCTTGGTGCAATCGTCTTTCAGCTGATTGTCATGGTTTGTGCGGAACTTTTGATCCGTCGGGATGCTGCGGTGGTTTTTAAGGGGGCTTTTGAGCTTCTGAAGCAATCTTCCATCACCAACTATCTCAGCCGCAATCCGAATAACATTCCGCTCTTTCTCTATGAAAAGTTTTTCTATGTGTTGTTTGGCTCTAGTGGTCTGTGGGTTATGCAGGTTCTCAATATGCTCTATGTCAATTTGGGTGC
Proteins encoded:
- a CDS encoding DUF6688 domain-containing protein, which encodes MKKIANWYKKWNQELETKFLASVLKMNFMTNFLIFISLSAFLIVGSLPGNIQSLGFWNAIFGVAVYSVTILVHALGVSYFVPNIFVILYVISRWSTIQAQTLEKELVGVYDEKEEEKIKRRVNNRKYFVILWIGVFGCILESFVIYLVKDLTPYDWTKQLINEQKHTMIWTEALPTILTLALISLLALVIYSYRDANSLSPLLNIFCISGILMGLVLLGVFDIQLQVIGCHTVFWLVYSISLLRTRMKEWEGESDPNRVYDNPILQRFHTILHQSKHWPWLAVVFALPLLAVLVMVLMLFGQRPDSLVKAWTNTADWTFSEKIPPQNLIIDEHYLCTVAAGGHEKVVKPQRMGVRHGHPVVVNRQLCIANAFEQVLEEKTPRFHRFLRRNYDRYGYPFAKHIKKKWAMDVIYYLMKPLEWVFLLVLYLVDRKPENRIAMQYIKPIPEDFDPKKAS
- the pyrF gene encoding orotidine-5'-phosphate decarboxylase; its protein translation is MREERPIIALDFPAFEDVKNFLEHFPEDEKLFVKIGMEFFYAVGPEIVHYLKGRGHSIFLDLKLHDIPNTVKSAMSVLGTFGVDMVTVHAAGGVEMMREAKKALGPGAKLVAVTQLTSTSEEDMRDCQNIQTTVQESVVNYARKAQEAGLDGVVCSAHEVDLIKKATSEEFVCVTPGIRPAGAEIGDQKRVMTPQEAHAIGSDYIVVGRPIIQAENPWDAYHEIKRQWNS
- a CDS encoding dihydroorotate dehydrogenase, whose product is MTSNRLAVSLPGLDLKNPIIPASGCFGFGQEYAKYYDLDLLGSIMIKATTAEARFGNPTPRVAETPAGMLNAIGLQNPGVDVVLAEKLPWLAQHYPDLPIIANVAGFSNEEYATVSRKISQAPNVKAIELNISCPNVDHGNNGLLIGQVPELAYDAVKAAVEASSVLVYVKLTPSVADITQVAKAAEDAGASGLTMINTLVGMRFDLKTGKPIIANGTGGMSGPAIFPVALKLIRQVAQSTKLPIIGMGGVDSAEAAIEMMIAGASAIGVGTANFTDPYACPTIIEALPQVMDRYGIDTLENLRKHVRENLL
- a CDS encoding LysR family transcriptional regulator translates to MRIQQLHYIIKIVETGSMNEASKQLFITQPSLSNAVRDLEKEMGIDIFIRNPKGITLTKDGMEFLSYARQVVEQTQLLEERYKNPVANRELFSVSSQHYAFVVEAFVSLLKKSDMEKYELFLRETRTWEIIDDVKNFRSEIGVLFLNGYNRDVLSKMLDDSHLKATHLFTAQPHIFVSKTNPLANKDVVKLEDLEDFPYLSYDQGTHNSFYFSEEILSQEYHKKSIVVSDRATLFNLLIGLDGYTIATGILNSNLNGDNIVSIPLDIDDPIELVYIQHEKASLSKMGEKFIEYLLEEVRFDK
- the pyrE gene encoding orotate phosphoribosyltransferase yields the protein MSLAKDIASHLLKIEAVYLKPEEPFTWASGIKSPIYTDNRVTLAYPETRTLIENGFVDKIKEAFPEVEVIAGTATAGIPHGAIIADKMNLPFAYIRSKPKDHGAGNQIEGRVPQGQKMVVVEDLISTGGSVLDAVAAAKREGADVLGVVAIFTYQLEKADKKFAEAGVQLETLSNYTELIHLAEEQGYITSEGLEMLRRFKENQETWQNN
- a CDS encoding NAD-dependent protein deacylase, producing the protein MDKLKELQDVIDRSQNIVFFGGAGVSTESNIPDFRSSDGVYSVTLGRHFTAEQLVSHTMFERYPEDFFDFYKKYLIYPDAKPNAAHCYLARLEETGKLKAVVTQNIDSLHEMAGSKKVLKLHGSADRNYCTGCQRFYDLEAFLALAGTIPHCLDCGKVVKPDVTLYEEPLDMDVFSQAARAIQEADLLIIGGTSLVVYPAASLIQYFQGKNLVVINKTNIPQDKQADLVIEGKIGQVFSKLRQ
- a CDS encoding dihydroorotate dehydrogenase electron transfer subunit, with translation MVSDSCKKRFGKIMMEDMELIAQEEIAPRIFSMVLKGQMVEQMLAGQFLHIRVPDDSKLLRRPISISEIDQASHTCRLIYRVEGGGTAIFSQLPIGSFLSVMGPQGNGFDLKGLGQGARTLIIGGGIGVPPLVQVAKQLHEQGVEVHSVLGFSTKEAVILEEELKQYGQVTITTDDGSYGIQGNVSTVVETLNEDIDAVYSCGAPGMLKYVNSKFYDHPRAYISMESRMACGMGACYACVVHLENASQAANKRVCEDGPVFETGTIVM